A portion of the Pithys albifrons albifrons isolate INPA30051 chromosome 1, PitAlb_v1, whole genome shotgun sequence genome contains these proteins:
- the SLC25A15 gene encoding mitochondrial ornithine transporter 1 isoform X2, whose translation MQTFPNMYKGLVDCFVRTYKQVGFRGFYKGTTPALLANIAENSVLFMCYGFCQQIVRRIVGLDRKTKLSDLQNAAAGSFASAFATLVLCPTELVKCRLQAMHEMQLSGKIIQGHNTVWSVVKGVIQKDGPLGFYRGLSSTLLREVPGYFFFFGGYELSRTFFASGRSKDDLGPIPLLLSGGFGGSCLWIAVYPVDCVKSRIQVLSMAGKQAGFMGTFVTVVRTEGVLALYSGLTPTMIRAFVANGALFLAYEYSRKLMIKQIDSY comes from the exons ATGCAGACGTTCCCCAACATGTACAAAGGACTTGTTGACTGTTTTGTGAGAACCTATAAGCAAGTGGGGTTTCGAGGCTTCTACAAGGGAACCACACCAGCACTTCTAGCCAACATTGCAGAGAACTCCGTTCTGTTCATGTGCTATGGATTTTGCCAACAAATTGTGAGAAGAATTGTTGGATtagacaggaaaacaaagctcaG tgatCTGCAGAATGCTGCTGCAGGCTCCTTCGCCTCTGCCTTTGCCACCCTTGTCCTCTGTcccacagagctggtgaagtGCCGGCTACAGGCCATGCATGAAATGCAGTTGTCAGGAAAGATAATCCAGGGACACAA TACAGTTTGGTCAGTAGTGAAGGGTGTTATTCAAAAGGATGGTCCTCTTGGATTTTACCGTGGCCTGTCAAGCACTTTGCTGCGGGAAGTCCCAGgctatttcttcttctttggaGGGTATGAACTGAGCCGGACATTCTTTGCCTCTGGGAGATCAAAAGATGATTTAG GTCCCATTCCTTTGCTACTAAGTGGAGGTTTTGGAGGCAGCTGTCTGTGGATTGCTGTGTATCCTGTGGACTGTGTCAAATCTAGAATTCAGGTTCTTTCAATGGCTGGAAAGCAAGCAGGCTTTATGGGAACATTTGTAACTGTCGTGAGAACTGAAG GTGTACTTGCCTTGTATTCTGGACTAACACCAACTATGATCCGTGCATTCGTGGCCAATGGGGCACTGTTCCTTGCTTATGAGTACAGCCGGAAACTTATGATTAAACAAATAGATTCTTACTGA
- the SLC25A15 gene encoding mitochondrial ornithine transporter 1 isoform X1 produces MRINSAIQAAIDLTAGAAGGTACVVTGQPFDTAKVKMQTFPNMYKGLVDCFVRTYKQVGFRGFYKGTTPALLANIAENSVLFMCYGFCQQIVRRIVGLDRKTKLSDLQNAAAGSFASAFATLVLCPTELVKCRLQAMHEMQLSGKIIQGHNTVWSVVKGVIQKDGPLGFYRGLSSTLLREVPGYFFFFGGYELSRTFFASGRSKDDLGPIPLLLSGGFGGSCLWIAVYPVDCVKSRIQVLSMAGKQAGFMGTFVTVVRTEGVLALYSGLTPTMIRAFVANGALFLAYEYSRKLMIKQIDSY; encoded by the exons GTGGGACGGCATGTGTGGTGACTGGCCAGCCCTTTGACACTGCAAAGGTGAAGATGCAGACGTTCCCCAACATGTACAAAGGACTTGTTGACTGTTTTGTGAGAACCTATAAGCAAGTGGGGTTTCGAGGCTTCTACAAGGGAACCACACCAGCACTTCTAGCCAACATTGCAGAGAACTCCGTTCTGTTCATGTGCTATGGATTTTGCCAACAAATTGTGAGAAGAATTGTTGGATtagacaggaaaacaaagctcaG tgatCTGCAGAATGCTGCTGCAGGCTCCTTCGCCTCTGCCTTTGCCACCCTTGTCCTCTGTcccacagagctggtgaagtGCCGGCTACAGGCCATGCATGAAATGCAGTTGTCAGGAAAGATAATCCAGGGACACAA TACAGTTTGGTCAGTAGTGAAGGGTGTTATTCAAAAGGATGGTCCTCTTGGATTTTACCGTGGCCTGTCAAGCACTTTGCTGCGGGAAGTCCCAGgctatttcttcttctttggaGGGTATGAACTGAGCCGGACATTCTTTGCCTCTGGGAGATCAAAAGATGATTTAG GTCCCATTCCTTTGCTACTAAGTGGAGGTTTTGGAGGCAGCTGTCTGTGGATTGCTGTGTATCCTGTGGACTGTGTCAAATCTAGAATTCAGGTTCTTTCAATGGCTGGAAAGCAAGCAGGCTTTATGGGAACATTTGTAACTGTCGTGAGAACTGAAG GTGTACTTGCCTTGTATTCTGGACTAACACCAACTATGATCCGTGCATTCGTGGCCAATGGGGCACTGTTCCTTGCTTATGAGTACAGCCGGAAACTTATGATTAAACAAATAGATTCTTACTGA